From one Acidimicrobiales bacterium genomic stretch:
- a CDS encoding STAS domain-containing protein, with protein sequence MLEITVERHDDYVLCRPAGELDAYTVAQFREALTELSDESYVLVDLSDVPFMDSAGLGALIGGIRRARENDGDVAVACNRPALIRLLHTTGFDRIVPVRETVEEAVLALGEAAD encoded by the coding sequence ATGCTGGAGATCACGGTAGAACGACATGACGACTACGTGCTGTGCCGGCCGGCCGGCGAGTTGGATGCCTACACCGTGGCGCAGTTCCGCGAGGCGCTCACAGAGTTGTCCGACGAGTCGTACGTCCTAGTCGACCTGTCCGACGTGCCGTTCATGGACTCGGCAGGCCTCGGAGCGCTGATCGGGGGCATCCGGCGGGCCCGGGAGAACGATGGCGACGTAGCCGTCGCCTGCAATCGTCCGGCACTCATCCGTCTGCTCCACACCACGGGGTTCGACCGAATCGTGCCCGTCCGTGAGACGGTCGAGGAGGCCGTGCTGGCCCTCGGTGAGGCTGCGGACTGA